In Hyphomicrobium denitrificans ATCC 51888, the DNA window CGCGACGAGGGCGTCGCGCTGTGTCCTTTCACGCTCACCGCGCGCGGCCAGCACATTGACGGCCTGCGTCAGGACGCTCGAGACGCGTGCGCGGCCGGCGGCGAATGCGCCGGCTTGCTCCGTTTCGGTACGCGTCACAGTGGCGGCATCGACGTCGACGGGCTGTACGGTCGCGGTCGTCACAATAAATTCCTGTCTGCTATTCAGCTTTCAAGTCGTGTTCGTTCGCGCTGGCGGACGAGTTCCGCGACGCCGCTCCAGGCCCATGCCCGGCCAGCGTCTCCTTTCTCGCCGTGATAGATTGCGAAAAATTCAGCGATCGCCGCGGCGAAAGCGCCGTGTCGACCCTCTAAAACTTCCGCCATCGCGCCGACATCCCGAGGCGTCGGGGTAAAGTCCGGCTCTTTGATCCGGGTAATTGGCGACGTCGACGACATTGTATGGTCCTACTCCAGGCTTACTTACCGGTTGACGGACCACTGAAAGCAAATTTGAAGCCACATCACCTGGGCTTCCCGCGGCGCCTTATTCGACTTAGGTTAATTGCGTCTTGTCATAGGCTCGCTCGCGCATCCGAAAGGCCGTTTATGAGGTTTGTTCTAGGCGTGTTGGCAGGGGGAGCGGTTCTCGGACTAGCCGTGGCGCCCGCGTCGGCGTCGGACGCGATGGACGGTCGTGCCGGAATAGTACGCGTTCAGGCCGACTCTGGGACGGGCGGTCAAGGAGATGACCCGCAGGCCGAAGCGGGACGCGGGGGACTTCAGCCGCCGCCGAGCGCGCGTCGCAATGATGAAGATCCCGGCGACGGAAGCAATGACGAGGACGCCGATCCTTTTCCCGGCGATCGCGATCCGCCCGGCTGCACATATAGGCAGGGGCCACTCGATCTTATCGTCTGAGAGCTGAGGCGGCGATCAGGGTGACGCGGCTTGAGCGGCTTTCGATTGAGCGCCTTTCGTCGGCGCGGGCGCACCGTCAGCGCTGCCGCTTGCCGCGTCCTGCGGCTGGTCGGCTGCATTGCTCTTTTTCTTGATCGCTTTGTTTTTCGCCGTCAGCTTGCCCTTCGCACGGTGCTTCGCGCCGCGGTGGCGATGGCCGCCGCCGCAACTGGTGGCTGCGACGGTGTCGCGAACCGACAAGACGCCCTTGGAGTTCGGATCGACCGGAAGCGTGTCGATTGTCGGCATATTAAACATGGCTTTCCAATCGTAGTACTGAAAGCCGTATTCCAGTAACGCCGCCGAACGGACAGCGCGCTCATTGCCGGACGACTCGCCGAGCACGATGGCCACGAGGCGCCGGCCGTCGCGCGTTGCGGACGCGGCGACGTTGTAGCCGGAATCGCAGGTGAAGCCCGTCTTCATGCCATCAGCGCCGGGAAAGGTTTTGAGCAAGGCGTTGTGACTGCCGAGGCGTCGCTTGCCAATGCGCATCGCCGGCATCGACCAATAGCTGGCGTATTCCGGGAAGTCGGTGACGATGGCACGGGCGATGCGTGCAAGGTCGCGTGCGCTTGTCAGCTGGCCGGGAGACGGAAGCCCGTTGGTGTTGTCGAAATGTGTGCGCGTCATACCAAGGCGCTGGGCAGTCGCGTTCATCTGCTCGATGAAGTTCGTTTCGCTGCCTGAAATCGCTTCGGCGAGCATGACCGTCACGTCGTTCGCCGACTTCACGATCACGGCTTGGAGCGCCTGCTCGACGGTGAGCGTGTCGCCGACATTGAGACCGGCTTTGCTCGGCGGCTGCAGCGTTGCAACGAGCGAGCAGGGGATTTTGTCGGTGAGACGGAGCTTGCCGTCCTTGATCGCCTGGAACGCAAGGTAAGCCGTCGTCAACTTGGTCAGAGATGCGGGGTACCAGACGTCGTCGATGTCTTCCGAGTAGAGCACCTTGCCGGTCGACAATTCGAAGAGCAGCGCTGGGCCGGCCGACGCGGTGATCGGTCCGCCAATACAGAATAGCGCCATCGCTGCGATCTGAGCCGCCCGTGCTCGCATCATCGACTCCGGAATTTCAATTTTGTTCGGCTATCATATTCGCGCTTTCAGCGCCAATCGAACCTCGCCTGCGGTCTAGCTTAGAGCGAGTTGTGTTGCTTATGCGGCGCGCGAGCCGCGAAATATCCACACACCTGCGGTCTTGCTGCGCCAATGCAAGTCGTCTACGCAGCCCTGCTCGATTTTCGCCTAACCGCATGATTGCAGGCTGGTTCCAATACCCGAACTTTGCTCAATTCCGGGTGTTGGACGCGGTCAGAGCTGACGCGGCCGATCGCGTCGCATTCGAGATGTTGCCGGCGGAAGCCGCATATCGCTGTGAGGACATTCGACGGCATGCAAAATCCGACCGTGGAAAATTCCGATGACGCCCAGAGCGAAACGCGGCGTCGTCTCGCAATCTTCGGCGCCCTGGCGCTCGTTCTGCTACTCGCGTCGCTCGATCAAACGATCGTCTCGACAGCGCTGCCGACCATTGTTCGCGAGATCGGCGG includes these proteins:
- a CDS encoding D-alanyl-D-alanine carboxypeptidase family protein, with product MRARAAQIAAMALFCIGGPITASAGPALLFELSTGKVLYSEDIDDVWYPASLTKLTTAYLAFQAIKDGKLRLTDKIPCSLVATLQPPSKAGLNVGDTLTVEQALQAVIVKSANDVTVMLAEAISGSETNFIEQMNATAQRLGMTRTHFDNTNGLPSPGQLTSARDLARIARAIVTDFPEYASYWSMPAMRIGKRRLGSHNALLKTFPGADGMKTGFTCDSGYNVAASATRDGRRLVAIVLGESSGNERAVRSAALLEYGFQYYDWKAMFNMPTIDTLPVDPNSKGVLSVRDTVAATSCGGGHRHRGAKHRAKGKLTAKNKAIKKKSNAADQPQDAASGSADGAPAPTKGAQSKAAQAASP